A window of Procambarus clarkii isolate CNS0578487 chromosome 9, FALCON_Pclarkii_2.0, whole genome shotgun sequence contains these coding sequences:
- the LOC138362683 gene encoding uncharacterized protein, whose product MADRSDVQDSCNLEISACPEPHLEATQDLELLAQEIAEAAVEEKRSSNTSSPTPSQQSLSELESTEETDKEKNEEGQTERGGTREESIDVDEEKGERPRSDSPVDEASWVLVDAEVEIDNSRQNDEDSQRRPPEYKFSVFRKFLARGDLRQKLTDIGLTCDPSSEPQAEQDDSLKQQDVLSLQELVVSCSESMVICDMPKVGEEEEEDDSQLELFLKDLPDCPKLSGWRGTFSGAQVVVVVERQGGLVVAGVTVRHIDLLSALASLQQLVTSTGLVSYADIDVPSLLARAA is encoded by the exons ATGGCAGATCGCAGTGATGTACAGGACTCCTGTAACTTGGAGATCTCCGCGTGTCCGGAGCCACACCTGGAGGCCACACAGGACCTGGAGCTGCTGGCTCAGGAGATAGCTGAAGCTGCCGTGGAGGAAAAGAGGTCGTCCAACACTTCGTCACCAACCCCATCACAACAGTCTCTCTCAGAGCTAGAGAGTACGGAGGAGACAGACAAGGAAAAAAATGAGGAAGGTCAAACAGAGAGAGGAGGTACTAGAGAGGAGTCGATTGATGTGGACGAAGAAAAAGGCGAGAGGCCTAGGTCTGACAGCCCAGTCGATGAGGCTTCTTGGGTCCTTGTAGACGCCGAGGTTGAAATCGATAACAGCAGACAAAATGACGAAGACAGCCAAAGAAGACCCCCGGAGTATAAATTTAGTGTTTTTAGAAAGTTCTTGGCGCGAGGAGATCTGCGCCAGAAGCTTACAGACATAGGCTTGACGTGCGACCCCAGCAGCGAGCCACAGGCCGAGCAAGATGACAGCCTTAAGCAGCAAGATGTGCTCAGCCTGCAAGAGCTGGTTGTATCTTGTTCAGAGTCTATGGTGATCTGCGACATGCCTAAG gtaggtgaggaggaggaggaagacgactCTCAACTAGAACTCTTCCTCAAGGACCTGCCAGACTGTCCCAAGCTCTCAGGCTGGAGGGGCACCTTCTCCGGCGCTCAG gtggtggtggtggtggagcgtcagggagggctggtggtggctggggtcacGGTGCGCCACATCGACCTCCTCTCCGCCCTCGCCTCCCTCCAGCAGCTCGTTACTTCAAcag GTTTGGTGTCCTATGCTGATATTGATGTTCCCAGCCTcctggctcgtgctgcatga